The sequence TTCTGGTGTTTCAGCGGTTTCTGTGTTTACAGTGGTGCTGAACTGTCCTGGTAGTCTCAGTCGCTTTCTATCCCTCCGTGTTCTCCGTGCCTCCGTGGTAACACTCGTTTAATCTTTTTCTTCGTGGAAATCTTCGCCGCCGTAATCCTATCTTGACTGCGCACGGAGAGCTGTACTATCATACGCTCTATCTGAACCATCGCGGTGGAGGGGCTCTCACGCCGCCACGTACCGCACGGAGGATGAGCTATGGCCGAAGCACTGGGAATGATCGAGACGCGTGGGTTTGCCGCCATGGTCGAGGCGTCCGATGCCATGGTAAAGGCAGCCAAGGTTGAACTGGTGAGCTATGAGAAGATCGGGGGGGGCTATGTCACCGCCATCGTTCGGGGCGACGTCGCGGCGGTTCGCGCAGCCGTTGAAGCCGGCGCGCGCGGAGCGGAGAAAGTCGGAGAGCTCGTCTCCGTGCACGTGATACCGAGGCCGCACGCAAATGTGGACGCCGTCCTGCCCCTGGGCCGCCCCCAGGCGGAGGATTGACCACACTCCTCCCAACTCCCTCCCCCAATCCCCATTATTGGGATTTGGGATTTGGGATTTGGGATTTTATCTGGGATTTATCCCGGAGGGATTGATGCAGCTCGGCATAGTGATGGGAACGGTCGTCTCGACGAATAAGAGCGAGAACATTCAGGGATTGAAGCTCCTGCTCGTCCAACAGCTCTCTCACACCAACAAGCAGCTCAATAACTATGTCGTCGCCGTCGACGTCGTGCAGGCGGGGATCGGCGACGTGGTGCTCTACTCAGAGGGGAGCTCCTGCCGGCAGACACAGCTCACCGACAAGAGGCCCGTCGACGGCGTGGTCATGGCGGTCGTTGACACGTGGGAAGTCGGGGGAAAAGAGATATACAACAAATCCCAGGCAGACACATTACAGAAATAATTTGCACCTGATCTTACTGATATACCTGATGCTTCATAGCAATCAGAGTAATCAGGTGCAATAACTGAACATGAAAATCGGCAAAGTGATCGGCACGGTGGTGGCGAGCAGCAAGGTGGACTCGCTCACGGGAGTGAAACTGCTCCTCGTACAGCCGCTTGACGAAGACGGCGCGCCCTCCGGCGAGCCGGTCGTGGCATGCGACACACAGCAATCAGGTCCCGGCGAAACGGTTTTCTACATCGGGGGACGCGAGGCATCGCTGCCGCTGCCGGAGCCGTTCAACCCATCGGACGCCACGATTACCGGGATCATCGACAGGGTGACAAGAGAAGTGAAATAATCTGCACCTGATCTTACTGATATACCTGATGCTTCAGAGCAATCAGAGTAATCAGGTGCAATAACTGAACATGAAAATCGGAAAAGTCATCGGCACGGTGGTGGCAACGCTGAAGCACGAGGGATTCAATGGGCGGAAGCTCCTCCTCGTGCGCCCCGAGGATCCTCACGGCAAGAAAACGGAGACGCCCGTCGTCGCCGTGGATACGGTCCGGGCGGGCGTGGGTGACCATGTGCTCTTCGTGGACGAGGGGAACTCCGCCCGGCAGGTTCTCGACTGGACCGATGGCTGCGTCAGGGCAGTCATCGTGGGCTACATCGACGAGGTGAACCTCGCCGAAAATCCCAAATCCCCCCTCGGCTTCGCTCGGGACAAGCGCATCCCAAATCCCAAGCAAATTTCAAACCATCGACCTGCCCGATAAACCTGCGGAGAAAATCGTCGGCAGCGAAGGTCATGAGAAGCTCGACCAACTTCACCACGAGATTATTTATTATGACGTGACCAGCCCGGCCCCTGACGTCCACATTTTGGCACGATTGACGCCCTGCGATTATGGTGCTATCATTTTAGCGGGACGAAAGGAGGGGGCTTGAAAGATATGAAGAAATACGCCGGACGCGCAATAGCTATCTGCAAGGATACGCAGCATGAAAGGCCGATAATACTCACTTGTCTGGAATACAAAGACGCTGGCCACTTTATCGCTCATTGCCTTGAATTCGACCTCGTGGCTCAAGGGGGGAGCCTCGGCGAAGCAAGGGAAAATCTTGCTGATTTGATCTCATCCCAAGTCACGTTCGCATCCGAAAAGGGGCTACTGCCTAAATCCCTCTTTCATCCCGCCCCTGCGCGGTACTGGCAGATATATTTTGAGCATAGAGCAAAGCTCGCGCGGCAGTATATCCTCAAGCGGAAATCCATCTCGCCGAGGGTGATCCTGGACAAGATGAGCTGCGCTTATGCACACGTCTGACAAGCCCCTTACCTATGGCGAGCTCCTCAGAATCGTAAGTCGGTTCAGCATCGAGATTAAAGAGCGCGGCAACAAATGCTTCCTTTTTCACCCAGACATCAATGGTAGACCGGCCATTTATACGCTGCACAAACCGCATAGGAAGAACGACGAGTATTCCCGTCCAGTAGTAGCCGCAATCAGGAGACGGTTCGGTATCTCTCTGGATGATTTCTATTCCAAGAAGTAAAGCATGATGGGAAAATGATTTGATTGGAAGTTGGAACTTATCTGGGACTTGGGATTTGCTCCTCAGGGGTTCTCGTCCCGAGACCTCGTTCGGGGTCGAGGGAGGATTTGGGATTTAATTTCTCCAGCTCTCCCCTCGCCATAACCGCAATCTCTTCCGCGGCGCGCGGCGCGTCCAAGAGACGCGCCTCTTTCGAACCTCGGTGCTTGATCTCAATCTTCCCCTGGGCAAGCCCCTTCGGCCCAACGATGACCCTCAGCGGGATCCCGACGAGATCGGCGTCCTTGAACTTGACCCCCGGCCGTTCATCGCGGTCGTCCAGGAGTACCTCGACACCCTTCTCACCCAGCGCCCGGTAGAGCTCCCCGGCAACCTTCATCGTCTCCTCATCGCTCACGTTCATGGGGATGATCTCGACATGGTATGGCGCGATTGACATCGGCCATATTATCCCGTTCTCATCGTGGTGCTGCTCGATAGTGGCGGCGGCGGTTCTGGTGACGCCGATCCCGTAGCAGCCCATGACGAACGGCTTCGCGACGCCATCCTTGTCCGAAAATGTCGCCCCCATCGATTCGCTGTATTTCTTCCCCAATTTGAATATCTGACCCACCTCGATCCCGCGGTAGGCGGTGAGCGCCTGTCCGCACTGCGGGCATTTATCCCCCTCGCGCACGAGGAGGAGATCGTGCCATTCATCAACGGAGAAATCCCTCCCCTCGCACACACCCGTGAGATGGTAATCTGTTTTGTTTGCGCCCGTGACACCGTTGCAGATGCCCTCAATGGTAACTTTATCTGCAATGACACGAACCGTGCTCCCCTGCAGTCGGAGCTTGACCGGCCCCGCGAAACCCAGGGGAGCGCCGGTGATTTTATAAATGGTCTCCTCGCCGGCGAGCGCGACCTCGTGCGACCTCAGCGCCTTCTGGAGCTTCGCCTCGTTCACGTCACGATCTCCGCGAATGAGCACGACAACCCCCTTCCCCGCCGCTTCGTAGACGAGGGTTTTAATGAGCTTCTCGGGCGGGACCTTGAGGAAAGCCGCCACCTCCTCCACCGTCTTGTACCCCGGCGTGTGGACCTCGCGCAATCCCTCCATCGGCTCCTTGAGTTTCGTGGGGATTGGCGGGTTGCCGATGGCGGTGTCAGTGGTTGCGGCGTACCCGCATTTCGTGTCCGGGCAGGAGATCACCACTGTTTCTCCGGATGAGGCGAGCACCATAAACTCATGTGTCACCTTCCCCCCCATGATCCCGGGGTCGGCAAGCACCGCCCTGAAGTTGAGGCCGCACCGGGCGAATATCCGCGAGTACGCCTCGTTCATGACCTGGTAGTAGTCGTCGAGGGACTCCTCATCCCGATGGAAAGAATACGCGTCCTTCATGGTGAACTCACGCCCGCGCATGACTCCGAAACGGGGCCGGACCTCATCACGGAACTTCGTCTGGATCTGGTAGAGGCAGAGGGGAAGCTCCTGGTACGATCGCACCTCACCCCGGACCGTGTGTGTGATGATTTCCTCGTGCGTGGGGCCGAGCGCGAACTCCCTCTCGTGCCGGTCCTTCAGGCGCATGAGCTCCTTGCCATACTCGTCCCAGCGGCCGCTCTCCTTCCAGAGCTCTGCGGGGCTGAGGATGGGGAGAAGCAGCTCCTGGGCGCCCGCGCGGTCCATCTCCTCGCGCACAATCTGCTCCACCTTCCTGATCGTGCGCCAGCCGAGGGGGAGGTAGGTATAAATCCCCGCGCCGAGTTTGCGCATCATCCCTGCGCGGATCATGAGCTTGTGGCTTACGATCTCAGCCTCAGCCGGGTCTTCTTTCAGCGTCGGTATGAATGCCTTTGTCCAGAGCATGGTTTCAAATCCCAAATCCCAATCTCTAAATCCCAAATCCCAAATCCCAAATTCCAATAATGTTAAAAACTACTATAAAAAGCGTGCCGGGCTGCCGGAGTCTCTTCCGCCCCGCAGAGATGCTATTCTACCCGCTTTTCACATAGTGTAAAGCCCTTGTGCAAGGAGGACTTTATTATTGAATAAGGACTTCCGCCATGGTCATCCCAAGTGCACGGCGGGGAAGTGGCTCCGCGTACAGTGGGAACAGGCCAAGATAGATTTTATAAACCCCGGGGGAGATACGCGGTTTGATCATCGTCTCGGTCAGCGTCTCGCACCACACGCTCTTCAGTCCCCTGCGTCTGCCGATGAACGGTGAGATCCCCGGAGCCAGCTTCCGCCTCTTCGTAAAAGAAAGCTCCTGCCCCGATGGCGTGACGATCACCGCATACGCTTTAAACGGGCCGTCCACGGGACCGACAATCGCGTCGAGAGAGAACGGGCTCCCCCTCGTCACGCGTGCGCTGCTCGGGGCTGCGTAGATGTTCGCGAGCGGCGGGAGGCCCAATATTTTCCTCGCCTCCTCCGGCGTGGCGATCGGCCGCTGTGCCGCCCGGGCCATGGAGATCGACTGTCTGAGATAATCCAGATTCGTCGGCTTCCGCTTGTACGGCCATCCCGAGCTATCGTGAAGCCCAAGGCGCAGATGGCCGCCCCTTGAAATCGTCTCGCGTATAATGCCCATCGCCTGCTGACCCACGGCAACGGTCACGGGGTTATCCTCCTCGCGTGTTGAATCGAATTCGATCCGCTTATTGCAGCGGACCCACTCCTCGACTTCCTTCCCCGCTCCCCCGAGATCGCAATCGATGATGAGATCCGGCGCCGCGGCGAGCACCTCGCGGAGGAGCGCGCGATAGTTATTCACGTCGCGGTCAAAATGATAGTCAGCCGGCGAACTCTCCGCGGCAATCGGCTGTAGACGCACCATTGATGCCCCGATCTGAGCGCACGTTTTAATCTCCTCAAGATACTCTTTCCGGCGCGCGGGGGTTTCGCGCGATATCGCGCCGCCCGGTTCAGGGAGCAGGGCGACCTCTATGATCAGGGGGGGGCCTTTACGCGCCGCTTTCTGTGCCGTACGACGCGTGACACCCCCGGCAGGCGCCCTCGTGACCTGCGGATCAATGCTGACGCATCCGCACACAACGAGAAATAGAATGGCGAAGCTATTGATTGCTCTCACGCTTTTCCCCTCTCATCCTCCCCTCCATCTCATTCAGTCTCCACTCGATTGATGAGAGGACCCAGAACATGAAATGCATCTGCCTCAAAAACGTATGGAGCAGGTACATGATCTTGACCGAGATGAGAATGACGCCGATCTCGATCATCGGCAGCACGAGCCTCCCGTGGGTGACGATCGAGATAAGAAAACAGACAGCAATGACCAACCCGAAGAGCACATTGAACAGCTTATGCCTGAAGGTGGGAACGCCTCCGATCTTGCCGATGATGGCGCGTATGCGTTCCTTTTCGCGCTTGAACTGTTCGATCTCCTCGGCGAGGGTGTGCTCCTTCTCGCGATCTATCCGCGCTGACTCATCGTTCCTCATGCGCCATACCATAGCAGCTCCGAAGCCTGCGTTCAACCATAAAAACCCCCCTCATGACCTGCGATTTTTTCCTGCGATTTTTTCTATCCAACCGGTTTAAAATAACATAAACTACGTGGCGCATCAATCGACGAAAGTGCCCATTGAAAAAAGATGTGGCTCAACATCGTATTTAACCTCTGCACCATACTCTTTGCCCTCGCCGCCCTGTATGTTTTCCTCATCGGCGATATCGCCCTGCGCCTCGGAGAGGTGCGCCTCAGATGCCACCATCTCCTCACGCCGCTCTTATACCTCATCATCCTGCTCTTTCTCAAGCTGATATTTGCCAGGCAGGCACCGTTCGCGCGCATAAAATCCTGGTTTGAGAGGAACAGGCGAACCATCCTCCTCGCGCTCCTGATCACCGCAGCATCCGCGCTCCCCCGCTTCTGGAATCTCGGCGGCCACAGCCTTGAGCCCGACGAGCTCCCCTGGATAGAGCACGGGAAAAACCTCATTGCCAATCTGCGCGCGCGCGAATTTAAAAAAGCGACCTCCCGCCTGTCTTATCCGGGAGTGCTCCCCGCGGCGCTCATCGGCTCCTCCCACATCTACCTTGGCAAAAATACTTCGCGCCTCAGCTTTGATCTCCTGCCCCCGCTCGTCGCGGCGCGATTCCCGATTGCCCTTGTCGGAACCGCGACCGGTCTCCTCCTCTACCTCCTCGGCCGCATAGCGTGGGGCGATGAGACGGCATTCTGGGCCGCCCTTATGCTCTCATTCTATCCCCAGCATATCGCGCTCTCCCGCGTCGCCCACGTGGACTCCACGCTCACCCTCTGCTTCATGCTCTCGCTGCTGTGCTACCTCATCTACACCGACCGCCGCCGCCTTCCGTGGAAGATCGCATCCTCGATCTGCTTCGCACTCGCCCTTCTCACCAAGGCGACCGCCGTGTCAATCCCCCTCATACTGTTCACATGGAAGGCCGTCGTGCGCCTGCGGAAGCGTGACGACAGTTTCCGCTTCTGGGAGGTGAGTGATCTCGGCTGGCTCGGCCTCGCGCTCGCCCTCTACTTTCTGCTTTTTACCCGACTGTGGTATGAACCCCACGAAATCTTCTGGAGCAACTATGTGCGCTATCTTCCTCCGACCGCAGGGCTCGTTGCGACAATCAACATGCTCGCCGACCTCCCCTGGCTGCAAACAGGGGGTGTACTTCTCTGCGCGTACATACTGTTCACCGTGGCGGCGAGGGTGTGGGGAAAACGCGCGACTGATTTCCTGACGTCTCGCTCGCTGCGCTCGGGAGCAGCTCTGCTGTTTCTCTGCTTCGTGTTCATCCAGATCTTCCGGAAGCCTATAGTAAATGAACTACTGCACCTATCCGCGATGTCCTATCTGGGAGACATCGGCCACGTAAAGTACTGGATGGGGAGGATCGTCACTCATCCACCCGGCTGGTTTTATCTTTTCATGCTCCTCATCTGCACCCCGCCGCTCATGCTCCTGCTTCTGGTCAGCGGCCTCATCCGGCCCTGCGTAGCGCGGAGTGGGGAGCGCGCCGGGGACCGCGGATACCTGCTCTGCCTTATCGCTTCCGTTATGTTCATCACCATCATGAGTCTGGGACACAAAATGGCGCTCCGCTACATTGCCCCTGTGATGCCGTGTCTATGCCTCATCTCGGCAAGCGGCCTCGTGG is a genomic window of Candidatus Auribacterota bacterium containing:
- a CDS encoding BMC domain-containing protein translates to MAEALGMIETRGFAAMVEASDAMVKAAKVELVSYEKIGGGYVTAIVRGDVAAVRAAVEAGARGAEKVGELVSVHVIPRPHANVDAVLPLGRPQAED
- a CDS encoding EutN/CcmL family microcompartment protein, whose amino-acid sequence is MQLGIVMGTVVSTNKSENIQGLKLLLVQQLSHTNKQLNNYVVAVDVVQAGIGDVVLYSEGSSCRQTQLTDKRPVDGVVMAVVDTWEVGGKEIYNKSQADTLQK
- a CDS encoding EutN/CcmL family microcompartment protein yields the protein MKIGKVIGTVVASSKVDSLTGVKLLLVQPLDEDGAPSGEPVVACDTQQSGPGETVFYIGGREASLPLPEPFNPSDATITGIIDRVTREVK
- a CDS encoding EutN/CcmL family microcompartment protein, whose product is MKIGKVIGTVVATLKHEGFNGRKLLLVRPEDPHGKKTETPVVAVDTVRAGVGDHVLFVDEGNSARQVLDWTDGCVRAVIVGYIDEVNLAENPKSPLGFARDKRIPNPKQISNHRPAR
- a CDS encoding proline--tRNA ligase → MLWTKAFIPTLKEDPAEAEIVSHKLMIRAGMMRKLGAGIYTYLPLGWRTIRKVEQIVREEMDRAGAQELLLPILSPAELWKESGRWDEYGKELMRLKDRHEREFALGPTHEEIITHTVRGEVRSYQELPLCLYQIQTKFRDEVRPRFGVMRGREFTMKDAYSFHRDEESLDDYYQVMNEAYSRIFARCGLNFRAVLADPGIMGGKVTHEFMVLASSGETVVISCPDTKCGYAATTDTAIGNPPIPTKLKEPMEGLREVHTPGYKTVEEVAAFLKVPPEKLIKTLVYEAAGKGVVVLIRGDRDVNEAKLQKALRSHEVALAGEETIYKITGAPLGFAGPVKLRLQGSTVRVIADKVTIEGICNGVTGANKTDYHLTGVCEGRDFSVDEWHDLLLVREGDKCPQCGQALTAYRGIEVGQIFKLGKKYSESMGATFSDKDGVAKPFVMGCYGIGVTRTAAATIEQHHDENGIIWPMSIAPYHVEIIPMNVSDEETMKVAGELYRALGEKGVEVLLDDRDERPGVKFKDADLVGIPLRVIVGPKGLAQGKIEIKHRGSKEARLLDAPRAAEEIAVMARGELEKLNPKSSLDPERGLGTRTPEEQIPSPR
- a CDS encoding 3-keto-5-aminohexanoate cleavage protein encodes the protein MRAINSFAILFLVVCGCVSIDPQVTRAPAGGVTRRTAQKAARKGPPLIIEVALLPEPGGAISRETPARRKEYLEEIKTCAQIGASMVRLQPIAAESSPADYHFDRDVNNYRALLREVLAAAPDLIIDCDLGGAGKEVEEWVRCNKRIEFDSTREEDNPVTVAVGQQAMGIIRETISRGGHLRLGLHDSSGWPYKRKPTNLDYLRQSISMARAAQRPIATPEEARKILGLPPLANIYAAPSSARVTRGSPFSLDAIVGPVDGPFKAYAVIVTPSGQELSFTKRRKLAPGISPFIGRRRGLKSVWCETLTETMIKPRISPGVYKIYLGLFPLYAEPLPRRALGMTMAEVLIQ
- a CDS encoding glycosyltransferase family 39 protein, yielding MWLNIVFNLCTILFALAALYVFLIGDIALRLGEVRLRCHHLLTPLLYLIILLFLKLIFARQAPFARIKSWFERNRRTILLALLITAASALPRFWNLGGHSLEPDELPWIEHGKNLIANLRAREFKKATSRLSYPGVLPAALIGSSHIYLGKNTSRLSFDLLPPLVAARFPIALVGTATGLLLYLLGRIAWGDETAFWAALMLSFYPQHIALSRVAHVDSTLTLCFMLSLLCYLIYTDRRRLPWKIASSICFALALLTKATAVSIPLILFTWKAVVRLRKRDDSFRFWEVSDLGWLGLALALYFLLFTRLWYEPHEIFWSNYVRYLPPTAGLVATINMLADLPWLQTGGVLLCAYILFTVAARVWGKRATDFLTSRSLRSGAALLFLCFVFIQIFRKPIVNELLHLSAMSYLGDIGHVKYWMGRIVTHPPGWFYLFMLLICTPPLMLLLLVSGLIRPCVARSGERAGDRGYLLCLIASVMFITIMSLGHKMALRYIAPVMPCLCLISASGLVGIMNCFPALALPGRAAVRSAIVLPLIASLIVPLVKVAPFYGIYCNFLVGGPAGASRRVSLGFGVGTKEAVAYLKAHAKSGDSIFAVGIAGDFRYHWAHDPPAAPPDVLINAAKPSHGDWLVIPLGHRMRNPRIEKFLQTHTPKKVYTVTKSGVGFVDIYRLGYEPASVTPQ